From Nitrospirota bacterium, the proteins below share one genomic window:
- a CDS encoding P1 family peptidase, producing the protein MRHRCMVFARMATVIVAAILASCSLSGTGRTAEPSSGTGTEEPRARARDLKIVIGRYPPGPLNAITDVAGVKVGHVTLIKGEGPLKPGEGPVRTGVTVVIPRDDVWRKKAPAGAFVLNGTGEMTGLAWVAESGFLEYPIALTNTLNVPRVANGVISWMITRYPDIGITDDTLTPVVAECDDGRLNDIQGRHVSEQDVIEALDHASAGPVAEGTVGAGTGMVSYGFKGGIGTSSRRLPDEEGGYTVGVLVNANHGRRPELIIAGVPVGRLYDRGEPFSGKSSALEGSDAVAHEGQPGGGEGSIIVIIATDAPLDSRQLSRLAKRAALGLARTGSTARHGSGDFMLAFSTANSIPHYPKERTFSMTHLADTHLNPLLTATVEATEEAIVNALTTARTVVGRDHRRIEAISLARLRTLLSLPQ; encoded by the coding sequence ATGCGTCACCGCTGTATGGTGTTCGCCCGCATGGCGACGGTGATCGTCGCCGCGATACTGGCGTCCTGTTCGCTCTCCGGCACAGGTCGGACCGCCGAGCCTTCTTCAGGGACCGGCACGGAGGAGCCCCGCGCGCGGGCGAGAGATCTGAAGATCGTGATCGGCCGCTACCCGCCCGGGCCGCTCAACGCGATCACCGACGTGGCGGGCGTGAAAGTCGGGCATGTGACCCTGATCAAAGGAGAGGGCCCGCTCAAGCCGGGCGAAGGTCCTGTGCGGACCGGCGTCACGGTCGTCATCCCGCGCGATGATGTCTGGCGGAAGAAGGCGCCGGCCGGAGCCTTTGTCCTCAATGGCACGGGCGAGATGACGGGGTTGGCCTGGGTGGCGGAATCCGGTTTTCTCGAATATCCGATTGCGCTGACCAATACGCTGAACGTGCCGCGCGTGGCCAACGGGGTGATCAGTTGGATGATCACCCGTTATCCCGATATCGGCATCACCGATGACACCCTGACCCCGGTCGTCGCCGAATGCGACGACGGCCGCCTCAACGACATTCAGGGGCGACACGTGTCCGAGCAGGACGTGATTGAAGCGCTGGACCACGCCTCCGCCGGTCCGGTCGCGGAGGGCACGGTCGGAGCCGGCACCGGCATGGTGTCGTATGGGTTCAAGGGAGGGATCGGCACATCCTCGAGACGGTTGCCGGATGAGGAGGGAGGGTACACGGTCGGCGTGCTGGTCAACGCCAACCACGGGCGGCGCCCGGAGTTGATCATCGCCGGTGTCCCCGTGGGCCGGTTATACGATCGAGGCGAGCCGTTCAGCGGGAAGTCGAGTGCGCTGGAGGGGTCGGATGCCGTCGCGCACGAGGGACAGCCGGGCGGCGGCGAAGGCTCGATCATCGTGATCATCGCGACCGATGCGCCGCTGGACAGCCGCCAACTCTCCCGGCTCGCCAAACGGGCCGCGTTGGGGCTGGCCAGAACCGGCTCCACGGCGCGGCACGGCAGCGGCGACTTCATGCTCGCGTTCTCGACCGCGAATAGTATCCCGCACTATCCGAAAGAGCGCACGTTCTCCATGACGCACCTGGCGGACACCCACCTGAACCCATTGCTGACGGCCACGGTGGAGGCCACGGAGGAGGCCATTGTGAACGCGCTGACGACGGCGCGAACCGTCGTCGGGCGGGACCATCGCCGAATCGAAGCCATTTCTTTGGCGCGACTGCGGACGCTGCTGTCGCTCCCGCAATAA
- a CDS encoding MBL fold metallo-hydrolase, translating to MIISFHGAARSVTGSRHLIQTPGCRVLLDCGLFQGRRQEADRQNRFLGFDPKAVDAVLLSHAHIDHSGALPVLTKHGFAGRVHVTPATGDLTRVMLEDSARIQESDCEYVNRQEGRKGRRCLRPFYDADDVRAIARRFAGARYGDVIKVGPRMSASFHDAGHILGSAAIRLMHTARGNTATVLFTGDLGRPRMPILRDPAAPPACDVLIIESTYGDRLHEDAGASLNAKVARVFAQAKLNRGKIIVPAFAIGRTQELVMRIKELVREGRIDPLPIYIDSPLAAKATEIFRRHPECFDEETLRTFASEGDPFAARYIRYVSSVDESKRLNAMKGPCVIIASSGMCEGGRVLHHLKHAVQDEANIVVIVGFQAEHTLGRKLIEGWDVVPIFGVPTPRRAQVVRLNGLSAHADRKGLLAYVRSIKPAPAKTFVVHGEEKQALSLAAAIKAEHPRMDVIVPERGSSHEI from the coding sequence ATGATCATTTCTTTTCACGGCGCCGCGCGATCGGTGACGGGCAGCCGGCACCTGATCCAGACCCCCGGTTGCCGCGTCCTGTTGGACTGTGGTCTGTTCCAAGGCCGCCGCCAGGAAGCGGACCGACAAAACCGCTTTCTGGGCTTCGATCCGAAGGCGGTGGACGCGGTGCTCCTCTCGCACGCCCACATCGACCATTCCGGCGCCCTGCCCGTCTTGACCAAGCACGGGTTTGCCGGCAGGGTGCACGTGACGCCCGCCACCGGCGACCTGACCAGGGTCATGCTGGAGGATTCGGCCCGCATCCAGGAGAGCGACTGCGAGTACGTCAACAGACAGGAAGGGCGCAAGGGGCGGCGGTGTCTCCGACCCTTCTACGATGCCGACGATGTCCGGGCGATCGCGCGGCGTTTCGCGGGCGCCCGCTATGGCGATGTGATCAAGGTCGGCCCGCGAATGAGCGCCTCGTTCCACGATGCCGGCCATATCCTCGGCTCGGCCGCCATACGGCTCATGCATACGGCGCGCGGAAATACGGCGACCGTCCTCTTCACCGGTGATCTGGGACGGCCGCGCATGCCGATCCTCCGGGATCCCGCGGCGCCGCCGGCCTGCGATGTGCTGATCATCGAATCGACCTATGGAGACCGGCTCCACGAGGACGCCGGGGCCTCGCTCAACGCCAAAGTGGCGCGGGTGTTCGCCCAGGCCAAGTTGAACCGCGGCAAAATCATCGTGCCGGCGTTCGCGATTGGGAGGACTCAGGAACTGGTGATGCGGATCAAGGAACTGGTCCGCGAAGGGCGAATCGATCCGTTACCCATTTACATCGACTCGCCGTTGGCCGCCAAGGCGACGGAGATCTTCCGCCGGCATCCGGAATGTTTCGACGAGGAGACGCTCCGCACGTTCGCCTCGGAGGGCGACCCCTTCGCCGCGCGCTACATCCGCTACGTGTCGTCCGTCGACGAGAGCAAGCGGCTGAACGCGATGAAGGGACCCTGCGTCATCATCGCCTCGTCGGGTATGTGCGAGGGCGGACGGGTGCTGCATCATCTGAAGCACGCCGTCCAGGACGAAGCCAACATCGTCGTGATCGTCGGCTTTCAGGCCGAACACACGTTGGGGCGCAAGTTGATCGAGGGCTGGGACGTGGTGCCGATCTTCGGCGTGCCGACGCCGCGCCGCGCGCAGGTGGTCCGCCTCAACGGCCTGTCGGCCCATGCGGACCGCAAGGGCCTGTTGGCCTATGTCCGATCGATCAAGCCGGCGCCGGCCAAGACGTTTGTCGTGCACGGCGAAGAAAAACAAGCGCTCTCGCTGGCGGCGGCCATCAAAGCCGAGCATCCGCGCATGGACGTGATCGTGCCGGAGCGCGGATCGTCACACGAGATATGA
- a CDS encoding TIGR00730 family Rossman fold protein, producing the protein MSARDSDNDRTTDALLRSPSYIPADRDVQFLQRDELRPLRLQLELLKPELIQREAGIRSTIVVFGSARLVDSARAKDILARAEAELAAQPNDPERRRAVEIGLRHLALARYYDEAREFGRLVSSTCQVNGVCDFVVVTGGGPGIMEAANRGAADAGGKSVGLNITLPHEQRPNPYITPSLCFQFRYFALRKMHFLLRAKALVAFPGGFGTLDELFETLTLLQTGKVTGVTVVLVGRAFWERLINWSMLVEEGLVSPEDLTLFHYAETAREAWDLIAARHRIDRTA; encoded by the coding sequence ATGAGCGCCCGCGATTCCGATAACGACCGGACGACCGACGCGCTGTTGCGCTCTCCTTCCTACATTCCCGCCGACCGGGATGTGCAATTCCTGCAACGCGACGAACTGCGCCCCTTGCGGCTGCAGCTCGAACTCCTCAAGCCCGAGCTGATTCAGCGAGAAGCGGGCATTCGTTCCACCATCGTGGTCTTCGGCAGCGCGCGACTCGTCGACTCGGCCCGGGCGAAGGACATCCTGGCCCGCGCAGAAGCCGAGCTGGCTGCGCAGCCGAACGACCCGGAAAGACGGCGGGCGGTCGAAATCGGGCTCCGGCACCTGGCCCTCGCCCGCTATTACGACGAAGCGCGCGAGTTCGGCAGACTGGTATCCTCCACCTGCCAGGTCAACGGCGTGTGCGACTTTGTGGTCGTCACCGGTGGGGGCCCCGGCATTATGGAGGCGGCCAACCGCGGCGCGGCCGACGCGGGAGGGAAGTCCGTCGGCTTGAACATCACCCTGCCGCATGAACAACGGCCCAACCCGTATATTACGCCGTCGCTGTGCTTTCAGTTCCGCTACTTCGCGCTGCGCAAGATGCACTTCCTGCTTCGCGCGAAGGCCTTGGTGGCCTTTCCCGGCGGGTTCGGCACGCTGGATGAGCTGTTCGAGACCTTGACGTTGCTCCAGACCGGCAAGGTGACCGGCGTCACCGTCGTGCTGGTGGGGCGCGCGTTCTGGGAACGGCTCATCAACTGGTCGATGCTGGTCGAGGAAGGTTTGGTCAGTCCGGAAGACCTCACGCTCTTTCACTACGCCGAGACGGCCCGGGAGGCCTGGGATTTGATCGCCGCTCGCCACCGGATCGACCGAACTGCATGA
- the bamE gene encoding outer membrane protein assembly factor BamE gives MFPRRAVPRGINLRTISLWFCLCLLFASGCAFSRGNLGDEFKPEDVEKIKKGATTRSEVVSVLGAPDRIVQANGHDIFQYYRYDLKSGSLLLLLVNFSRVNIKSDDLYILFNRDGVVEDVVFGRRTDRLKFQFWPFGD, from the coding sequence GTGTTCCCGAGACGCGCAGTTCCCAGGGGCATCAATCTTCGAACGATCAGTCTATGGTTCTGCCTCTGCCTGCTCTTTGCGAGCGGTTGCGCCTTCAGCAGGGGCAACCTGGGCGACGAGTTCAAGCCGGAGGACGTGGAGAAGATCAAAAAGGGGGCCACCACCCGATCGGAAGTGGTTTCGGTTCTGGGAGCGCCCGATCGGATCGTTCAAGCCAATGGTCACGACATCTTCCAATATTACCGTTACGATCTGAAGTCAGGGAGCCTTCTGCTCCTCCTGGTGAACTTTTCACGGGTCAACATCAAGAGCGACGACCTGTATATCCTGTTCAATCGCGACGGGGTCGTCGAAGACGTGGTGTTCGGCAGGCGTACGGATCGGCTGAAATTCCAGTTCTGGCCGTTCGGTGACTAA
- a CDS encoding GNAT family N-acetyltransferase, with translation MTKPLIDRLIVRRARLEDADVIASFSAAMALETEGRTLDRDRLRLGTLAVLQSTERGFFNVAEVHQEGTPPVIVGQLLVTYEWSDWRNAQFWWIQSVYVDPAWRRQGVYRRMHETIVSQARAQRDVCGVRLYVEDGNRVAQTVYQRVGLSRTAYAVFEEDFVLSKGVQATPAP, from the coding sequence ATGACCAAGCCGCTAATCGATCGGCTGATCGTCCGACGCGCCCGGCTGGAAGACGCGGACGTCATCGCGTCGTTCAGCGCGGCCATGGCGCTCGAAACGGAAGGCCGGACCTTGGACCGGGATCGACTGCGGCTCGGCACGCTGGCCGTCTTGCAGTCGACGGAACGAGGTTTTTTCAATGTGGCGGAAGTGCATCAGGAAGGGACTCCGCCGGTGATCGTCGGCCAGCTCCTGGTGACCTATGAATGGAGCGACTGGCGCAACGCCCAGTTCTGGTGGATTCAAAGCGTCTACGTCGACCCCGCGTGGCGCCGGCAGGGCGTCTATCGGCGCATGCACGAGACGATCGTCAGCCAGGCCCGCGCGCAAAGGGATGTGTGCGGAGTTCGTCTCTACGTCGAAGACGGTAATCGCGTGGCGCAGACCGTCTACCAACGGGTCGGTCTCTCGCGCACCGCCTATGCCGTGTTCGAGGAAGATTTTGTGCTGTCGAAGGGAGTCCAAGCGACTCCCGCGCCGTGA
- a CDS encoding DUF502 domain-containing protein: MTGPRKLWRHWLTGLLLLVPAWATFLILSTLFAALDELIVDLLGTRIASGVPGLGVLTLFALILLGGVIATHVLGQRLFRRAEDWLERIPVVRSVYLTLKGMTDLFNFRSRFGRSTVVAFPFPRDGLWALGFVMGSAPAPLQVAPGAELVMVFVPTAIHPFTGYLAFVPRHHVRPINLLPEDAMKMEFSAGFYKPARGWLADPRGSV; encoded by the coding sequence ATGACCGGACCTCGGAAACTGTGGCGTCACTGGCTGACCGGCTTGCTGCTGTTGGTGCCGGCCTGGGCCACGTTCCTGATCCTTTCCACGCTGTTCGCGGCGCTTGACGAGCTGATCGTGGACCTGCTGGGCACCCGCATCGCATCCGGCGTTCCCGGATTGGGCGTGCTGACGTTGTTCGCGCTCATTCTCCTCGGCGGCGTGATCGCAACCCATGTTCTGGGACAGCGGTTGTTTCGTCGCGCCGAAGACTGGTTGGAACGCATCCCGGTCGTGCGCAGCGTGTATCTGACGCTCAAGGGCATGACGGACCTGTTCAACTTCCGATCCCGATTCGGCCGCAGCACCGTGGTGGCCTTTCCGTTTCCGCGCGACGGACTCTGGGCATTGGGGTTCGTGATGGGATCGGCTCCTGCGCCGCTGCAAGTCGCTCCGGGGGCCGAGCTGGTGATGGTGTTCGTCCCGACGGCGATCCATCCGTTCACCGGATATCTGGCGTTTGTCCCGCGTCACCACGTCCGTCCGATCAATCTGCTGCCGGAGGATGCCATGAAGATGGAGTTCTCGGCCGGCTTCTACAAACCGGCTCGGGGCTGGCTTGCCGATCCGAGGGGAAGCGTATGA
- a CDS encoding Trm112 family protein, with protein sequence MGEATGKRVNIAPDLLAILCCPETKQEVSLADETLVEKLNAAVERGELKNKAKKPVTEKLDGGLVRADRKIVYPVREDIPVMLIEEGIPLDQIA encoded by the coding sequence ATGGGAGAGGCGACGGGTAAACGGGTCAACATCGCTCCGGATCTGCTGGCCATTCTCTGCTGTCCGGAAACCAAACAGGAGGTCAGCTTGGCCGACGAAACCCTGGTCGAGAAGCTGAACGCCGCCGTTGAGAGAGGCGAACTGAAGAATAAGGCCAAGAAGCCGGTAACTGAAAAGTTGGACGGCGGCTTGGTCCGGGCCGACCGAAAAATCGTCTATCCCGTCCGGGAGGATATCCCGGTGATGCTGATCGAAGAAGGTATTCCGCTCGACCAAATCGCCTGA
- a CDS encoding RNA-binding protein produces MGNKLYVGSLPYSTTEQQLAELFSQHGTVQSAKVITDRYTGQSRGFGFVEMSTPEEAQKAIAALNGSQLGGRTLVVNEARPQEKRPYGGGNPGGGGGDRDRW; encoded by the coding sequence ATGGGGAACAAATTGTATGTCGGAAGTTTACCCTACTCGACGACTGAGCAACAGCTGGCGGAGTTGTTCTCCCAGCATGGAACCGTCCAATCCGCGAAAGTGATCACGGATCGATACACCGGACAGTCCCGAGGATTCGGGTTCGTGGAAATGTCCACGCCGGAAGAGGCCCAGAAAGCCATTGCGGCGCTGAATGGAAGCCAATTGGGCGGTCGGACGCTCGTCGTGAACGAAGCCAGACCGCAGGAGAAGCGCCCCTACGGCGGCGGCAATCCCGGCGGCGGGGGCGGAGACCGGGATCGTTGGTAA
- a CDS encoding shikimate kinase: MNIVLIGYRGTGKSTVGKILATRLGRELVSTDAEVVKRVKLAIPEIVQRFGWEHFRDLESEVCRDLWGKDDLIIDTGGGAILRQQNVDVLKKNGTLFWLTAEVPTIARRIGGDPQRPSLTGTKSFTEEIQEVLEQRLPKYQAAADHVIATEGRTVEEVVASILARV; this comes from the coding sequence ATGAATATCGTTCTCATTGGATATCGCGGCACCGGCAAGAGCACGGTGGGGAAAATTCTGGCGACAAGGCTGGGACGGGAGTTGGTCTCGACGGACGCCGAGGTCGTCAAGCGGGTCAAGCTGGCGATCCCCGAGATCGTGCAACGGTTCGGCTGGGAACATTTTCGAGACCTGGAGTCGGAGGTCTGCCGGGACCTGTGGGGGAAGGACGACTTGATCATCGACACCGGCGGCGGCGCCATCCTCCGTCAACAGAACGTGGATGTCCTCAAAAAGAACGGGACGCTGTTCTGGCTGACCGCGGAGGTGCCGACCATCGCCCGGCGCATAGGCGGGGATCCACAACGTCCCTCCCTGACCGGCACCAAGTCCTTTACGGAGGAAATACAGGAGGTGCTGGAACAGCGCCTGCCGAAGTACCAAGCCGCCGCAGACCATGTGATCGCGACGGAAGGACGAACGGTCGAAGAGGTCGTCGCCAGCATCCTCGCCAGGGTGTAA
- a CDS encoding shikimate dehydrogenase, whose amino-acid sequence MEINAQTKLCGVIGNPVEHSLSPAIHNAAFQKLGLNFVYLAFPVENIADAVRGIRALGNARGFSVTIPHKVSAIRFLDEVEPTARHIGAINTIVVDDGKLTGYNTDASGALRALRDNGIELKGRRVAMLGSGGAARAIAFALAADSAVAELFILGIDEVERQGLVRDLQAKTSLRVHQAVLSEDALRRLLPDAQVLIHCTPVGMHPKIRETCVPAGLLHARLAVMDIVYNPQETRLLKDAKAAGCRTIRGLEMFLNQAAAQFELWTNQPAPIDVMRAVLESRFS is encoded by the coding sequence ATGGAAATCAACGCTCAGACCAAGCTCTGCGGGGTCATCGGAAACCCGGTCGAGCATTCCTTGTCCCCCGCCATCCATAACGCGGCTTTTCAAAAGCTCGGCTTGAACTTCGTGTATCTGGCCTTTCCAGTGGAGAATATCGCTGACGCCGTTCGCGGTATCCGGGCGCTGGGAAATGCGCGCGGCTTCAGCGTGACCATCCCGCACAAAGTCTCCGCCATCCGGTTTCTCGACGAGGTGGAGCCGACGGCCCGCCACATCGGCGCCATCAACACCATCGTGGTGGATGACGGGAAACTGACCGGCTACAACACGGACGCTTCTGGAGCCCTGCGAGCACTGCGGGACAATGGTATCGAACTGAAAGGACGGCGGGTGGCGATGCTGGGGTCGGGCGGCGCTGCGCGCGCTATCGCCTTTGCGCTGGCAGCGGACTCAGCCGTTGCGGAACTGTTCATCCTGGGAATCGATGAAGTCGAGCGACAGGGTCTCGTTCGCGACCTCCAGGCCAAGACCTCGCTCCGCGTACACCAGGCGGTCTTGAGCGAAGACGCCCTCCGTCGCCTCTTGCCGGACGCGCAGGTCCTGATTCACTGCACACCGGTCGGGATGCATCCCAAGATTCGGGAAACCTGTGTTCCGGCCGGGCTACTTCATGCCCGTCTCGCCGTCATGGACATCGTGTACAACCCCCAGGAGACGCGTCTGCTCAAGGACGCCAAGGCAGCCGGCTGTCGAACGATCCGCGGTCTGGAGATGTTCCTCAACCAAGCCGCCGCGCAATTCGAACTCTGGACGAACCAACCAGCCCCGATCGACGTGATGCGGGCCGTGCTGGAATCCCGCTTCTCATGA
- a CDS encoding SDR family oxidoreductase translates to MSRLNGKVALITGGNAGIGEAIAKLFARESAAVVITGRRKDQLERVAGEIKRQGGRALTMAGSVTDETHVREAVAQTVRTFGRLDILINNAGTGDFGKKIHEMDDATWLRVLDVNITGVFRMTRAAIPEMLKAGGGVVINISSIASLVGIPLLPAYAASKGALDALTRAIAVDYAAQGIRCNVVNPGLIETPMAESLLSNPAQTAEVLSHYPIARPGKPEEVAKMVLYLASDDASWVTGSTFTIDGGMTAH, encoded by the coding sequence GTGAGCAGACTGAACGGAAAGGTGGCGCTGATCACGGGCGGGAACGCCGGCATCGGCGAAGCGATCGCGAAGTTGTTCGCCCGGGAAAGCGCCGCGGTCGTCATCACGGGCCGGCGCAAGGATCAGTTGGAGCGGGTGGCCGGCGAGATCAAGCGCCAAGGAGGCCGGGCGCTGACGATGGCCGGATCGGTGACCGATGAAACGCACGTGCGGGAAGCGGTCGCACAAACGGTCCGGACGTTCGGCAGGCTGGACATCCTGATCAACAACGCCGGCACCGGGGACTTCGGGAAGAAGATTCACGAGATGGACGACGCCACCTGGCTGCGGGTGCTCGACGTCAACATCACCGGCGTCTTCCGCATGACCCGGGCGGCGATCCCCGAAATGCTGAAAGCCGGCGGCGGCGTGGTCATCAATATTTCTTCGATCGCCAGTCTGGTCGGCATTCCCCTGCTGCCCGCATACGCGGCCTCCAAGGGAGCGCTGGATGCCCTCACCCGCGCGATCGCCGTGGATTACGCCGCGCAAGGGATTCGCTGCAACGTGGTCAATCCCGGACTCATTGAGACGCCGATGGCCGAGAGCCTGCTGAGCAATCCGGCGCAGACGGCCGAAGTGCTGAGTCATTACCCCATCGCGCGTCCCGGCAAACCCGAGGAAGTCGCGAAGATGGTGCTCTATCTCGCGTCCGATGACGCTTCCTGGGTCACCGGCAGCACGTTCACGATCGACGGCGGCATGACCGCGCATTGA
- a CDS encoding tRNA (adenine-N1)-methyltransferase, with protein sequence MTRLQDGERIHLVDKKGRHYTLTLKAGATFQHSGETIPHDVLIGRPDGSLVMLSRGTRMIALRPTIGEYVLKMPRGAQVIYPKDLAIITMWADIHPGAKVFEAGTGSGALTMALLRAVGPRGSVVSYEAREDFARTAVGNIERYLGATPNLAIARANAYDGIELPAGGDLFDRVVLDLPEPWRVVPHAARVLRSGGIYLSFVPTVPQVMQTVDALERAGGFGLIQTFETLLRTWSVQGRSVRPDHRMVAHSGFITVARRVEPGLWTDRPCGTADSLGDRSGADRTDVDEENR encoded by the coding sequence ATGACACGGTTGCAAGACGGCGAGCGCATTCATCTCGTCGACAAGAAGGGCCGGCATTACACGCTGACGCTGAAGGCGGGGGCCACCTTTCAGCACAGCGGCGAGACGATCCCGCACGACGTTCTGATCGGGAGGCCGGACGGCAGTCTCGTCATGCTCTCCCGCGGCACACGCATGATCGCCCTGCGTCCCACGATCGGCGAATATGTCTTGAAGATGCCGCGGGGCGCCCAGGTCATCTATCCCAAAGATCTCGCGATCATCACGATGTGGGCCGACATCCATCCGGGCGCGAAGGTCTTCGAAGCCGGAACCGGTTCCGGCGCGTTGACGATGGCGCTGCTGCGCGCCGTGGGCCCGCGAGGGTCGGTGGTGAGTTACGAGGCCCGCGAGGATTTCGCCCGCACCGCCGTCGGGAACATCGAACGGTATCTCGGCGCGACCCCGAATCTCGCGATCGCCCGAGCCAACGCCTACGACGGCATCGAGCTTCCGGCCGGAGGCGACCTCTTCGATCGGGTCGTGCTCGATCTGCCTGAACCCTGGCGGGTCGTCCCCCACGCCGCGAGGGTCTTACGCTCGGGCGGCATCTATCTGAGTTTCGTCCCCACTGTGCCGCAGGTCATGCAGACCGTCGATGCCCTGGAACGAGCCGGCGGCTTCGGCTTGATCCAGACGTTTGAAACGTTGCTGCGGACGTGGTCCGTTCAAGGGCGAAGCGTCCGCCCAGATCATCGGATGGTGGCCCATTCGGGGTTCATCACGGTCGCGCGCAGGGTCGAGCCGGGGCTCTGGACGGATCGACCGTGCGGAACTGCCGATTCGCTCGGCGACCGGAGCGGGGCCGACCGAACGGACGTGGACGAGGAAAATCGGTGA
- a CDS encoding nodulation protein NfeD yields MVLATYEGVINPVAAEYVHDAIAFAQAQSASALVVRLDTPGGLDTSMRVIIKDFTGSPVPIIVYVAPSGGRAASAGVFITMAAHIAAMAPGTNIGAAHPVAMGGGEMDKTMKEKVENDSVAYIKSIAEQRGRNAAWAEDAVRKSVSVTEKEAVKLKIVDLIADDVPTLLRELDGRPVNLGSGTVVLRTKDAAVVEFPMGWRLEMLKALSDPNIAYLLMTIGTIGLLAELYNPGAILPGIVGAISLILAFYSFQSLPVNYAGVLLILLGIVFFILEATVTSFGLLAIGGVISMILGSLMLVKAEAPFLQISWSVILPVVAMAAFFTLFIVGMGLRALKPRPLTGREGMVGLIGVAKTALAPRGQLSVHGELWEAVSEQPLQPGDQAEVTRVEGLKLYVKPVSPKKEA; encoded by the coding sequence GTGGTCCTGGCGACGTACGAAGGCGTGATCAATCCGGTCGCCGCCGAATACGTGCATGACGCCATCGCCTTCGCGCAGGCGCAGAGCGCCTCGGCGCTGGTCGTGCGACTGGACACGCCGGGCGGGCTCGACACCTCGATGCGCGTCATCATCAAGGACTTCACCGGGTCGCCGGTTCCCATCATCGTCTATGTGGCTCCGTCCGGCGGCCGGGCGGCGTCGGCCGGCGTCTTCATCACGATGGCGGCCCATATCGCGGCGATGGCGCCCGGCACCAATATCGGGGCGGCCCATCCGGTGGCGATGGGCGGCGGCGAAATGGACAAGACAATGAAGGAGAAAGTCGAGAACGACTCGGTCGCGTACATCAAGTCCATCGCTGAACAGCGCGGCCGGAATGCCGCGTGGGCCGAGGATGCGGTGCGCAAGAGCGTGTCGGTAACCGAAAAGGAAGCGGTGAAGCTCAAGATCGTCGACCTGATCGCGGACGATGTGCCGACCCTGCTCAGGGAGTTGGACGGCAGACCGGTGAATCTCGGAAGCGGGACCGTCGTTCTGCGGACGAAGGATGCGGCGGTCGTTGAGTTTCCCATGGGATGGCGACTGGAGATGCTGAAGGCCCTCAGCGATCCCAACATCGCCTATCTGTTGATGACCATCGGCACCATCGGCCTCCTGGCCGAACTGTACAATCCGGGGGCGATCTTGCCGGGGATTGTCGGCGCGATCAGTCTCATCCTGGCGTTTTACTCGTTCCAATCATTACCGGTGAACTATGCCGGCGTGTTATTGATCCTGCTGGGCATCGTGTTTTTCATTTTGGAGGCGACCGTCACCAGCTTCGGCCTGCTGGCTATCGGCGGCGTGATCTCCATGATTCTCGGATCCCTCATGCTGGTGAAGGCCGAAGCGCCGTTCCTCCAGATCTCCTGGTCCGTGATTCTTCCGGTCGTCGCCATGGCGGCCTTCTTCACGTTGTTCATCGTCGGGATGGGGCTCAGGGCCTTGAAGCCGCGGCCGCTGACCGGCCGCGAAGGCATGGTCGGCTTGATCGGGGTGGCCAAGACGGCGCTCGCGCCGCGAGGGCAATTGTCCGTCCACGGGGAACTCTGGGAAGCGGTCAGTGAACAGCCGCTTCAGCCCGGCGACCAGGCGGAAGTCACGCGCGTAGAGGGCTTGAAGCTGTACGTCAAACCGGTTAGCCCAAAGAAAGAGGCATGA